In Dasypus novemcinctus isolate mDasNov1 chromosome 10, mDasNov1.1.hap2, whole genome shotgun sequence, one DNA window encodes the following:
- the LOC101440136 gene encoding olfactory receptor 8K3-like: MDDRFFEMLNEFILTGITDIPELQAPLFGLFLIIYMISVVGNLGMIILTKTDSRLQTPMYFFLRHLAFIDLGYSTAVGPKMLGSFIVNQNTISYKCCATQLAFFITFIISELFILSAMAYDRYVAICNPLLYTVVMSQKVCSVLVAIPYLYSAFVSLLTTIKIFISSFCGYNVISYFYCDSLPLLNLLCSNTRDIELIILIFSAFNLVSSLLIVLLSYMLILKAILRMNSAEGRQKAFSTCGSHLTVVVVLYGTLFFMYVQPKSSHSFDTDKMASVFYTMVIPMLNPMIYSLRNKEVKAALHRIRKYL, encoded by the coding sequence TGTTGAATGAATTCATTCTGACTGGGATCACAGACATCCCTGAACTTCAGGCTCCATTATTTGGGCTGTTCCTCATCATCTACATGATCTCAGTGGTGGGCAACTTGGGCATGATCATCCTTACCAAAACAGACTCCAGGCTACAAactcccatgtactttttcctcagaCACCTGGCTTTCATTGATCTTGGTTACTCAACAGCTGTGGGACCCAAAATGTTGGGGAGTTTTATAGTGAATCAAAATACTATCTCCTAtaagtgctgtgctacacagctAGCTTTCTTCATCACATTCATCATTAGTGAacttttcattctttcagcaatggcctatgaccgctatgtggccatctgtaaCCCCTTGCTATACACAGTTGTGATGTCTCAGAAAGTATGCTCGGTGCTGGTGGCAATCCCCTATCTCTACAGTGCCTTTGTGTCTCTGCTAACCAccataaagatttttatttcatcCTTCTGTGGCTATAATGTTATTAGTTATTTCTACTGTGACAGTCTTCCATTGTTAAATTTGTTGTGCTCAAACACACGTGATATCGAGTTGATAATACTGATCTTTTCAGCATTTAATCTGGTTTCATCTCTTCTAATAGTTCTCTTGTCTTACATGCTGATCCTTAAGGCCATCCTCAGGATGAACTCAGCAGAAGGCAGACAAAAGGCCTTCTCCACATGTGGATCTCACCTGACTGTGGTCGTTGTGTTATATgggactttattttttatgtatgtgcaGCCCAAGTCCAGTCACTCCTTTGATACTGATAAAATGGCCTCTGTATTTTACACCATGGTAATACCCATGTTGAATCCCATGATCTATAGTTTGAGGAACAAAGAGGTCAAAGCTGCTCTACACAGGATCAGGAAATATCTGTGA